A region of uncultured Desulfobacter sp. DNA encodes the following proteins:
- a CDS encoding response regulator gives MKDTLSPHTRLLIVDDEQGFVDVLTNRLGRRGIDVVKTYSGTQALQALRQNRFDVMVLDLKMEDMDGIEVLKIVRKMAPDLPVIILTGHGSRTAAEDGMRLGAFDYLTKPCELKELMEKISLARQAKNK, from the coding sequence ATGAAAGACACCCTTTCACCCCATACTCGCCTGCTGATCGTGGATGATGAACAAGGCTTTGTGGATGTGTTGACCAACCGGTTGGGACGCCGGGGGATAGACGTCGTCAAAACGTACTCAGGTACTCAGGCCCTGCAGGCCCTGCGACAGAATCGCTTCGATGTCATGGTTCTTGATCTTAAAATGGAGGACATGGACGGCATTGAGGTCTTGAAAATTGTCAGGAAAATGGCCCCAGATCTGCCGGTGATCATTCTGACCGGACATGGTTCAAGAACAGCCGCAGAGGACGGTATGCGTTTAGGTGCTTTTGATTATCTGACAAAACCCTGCGAACTCAAAGAATTAATGGAAAAAATAAGCCTGGCGCGGCAGGCTAAAAACAAATAG
- a CDS encoding response regulator: MKLLFVDDEKAFLDTLIKRLEKRELNADAVYDGQSAINFLAENPSTDVVVLDVKMPGMDGLETLQAIKNENPLVEVIMLTGHATVDNAIEGMKRGAFDYLMKPCNLEELVAKIEEAATKKFKHEEKIMEARAKEITGRMV; the protein is encoded by the coding sequence ATGAAACTTTTATTTGTAGATGATGAAAAAGCCTTTCTGGACACCCTGATTAAACGGCTCGAAAAACGCGAACTCAACGCAGATGCCGTTTATGACGGACAATCAGCCATAAATTTTCTGGCAGAAAATCCCAGTACGGATGTGGTGGTTCTTGACGTGAAGATGCCCGGCATGGACGGACTTGAAACACTGCAGGCCATTAAAAACGAGAATCCGCTTGTGGAAGTGATCATGCTCACGGGCCATGCCACAGTGGACAATGCCATTGAAGGGATGAAACGCGGTGCCTTTGATTATCTGATGAAGCCCTGCAATCTGGAAGAGCTTGTGGCCAAGATTGAAGAGGCGGCAACCAAAAAATTTAAACATGAAGAAAAGATCATGGAGGCCAGGGCCAAGGAAATTACAGGCCGCATGGTATAG
- a CDS encoding ATP-binding protein, whose amino-acid sequence MMHESISDRKEFYQVLTRNIRIRILLVSIIPMMLTLGILCWQFHRAYSEKIQAHICELVLKHTQNIDAFLTEKLANIRYLAKLLPTTDPEMAQKFLTSQLTELKSEYGNVFTDLGLVDSDGIQLAYEGPFRLINADYSKATWFLKAMDSPYYISDVFAGLRGHPHFILAVKLSAQGRTYILRSTINITAFNSLVENVQIGKTGTAFIVNSKGELQTHPRMGTTEIVSSFIADPTIFKDKNTLILKHKNDQGKNCLYALTLFTTVDWRMVFRQDAGDALRDMWEAEILTLVIFLLGCVAIVSVSFTLSRNLVKHIAKTDRKNEAMNQQVVESGKLASIGRLAAGIAHEINNPVAIMVEEAGWMSDLLEEESGMTSDNRSEFDRAIKQITTQGRRCKDITHKLLSFARKSDATVADIDINDTIREIVGLTAQMARYNNVTISTQLTPGLPFIRFSPSELQQVILNLTNNSIDAMDKDGGTVEIVTGINDQDNNMIEIKVEDNGPGIPAQYLDRIFEPFFTTKAVGKGTGLGLSICYGIIQKMGGTIEVESQVGQGTSFLIQLPVNARQTAKP is encoded by the coding sequence ATGATGCACGAATCTATATCTGACAGAAAAGAATTTTATCAAGTCCTCACACGAAATATCCGAATCCGAATCCTTCTCGTCTCCATTATCCCCATGATGCTGACCCTGGGCATCTTGTGCTGGCAGTTTCACCGGGCCTATTCTGAAAAGATCCAGGCCCACATCTGTGAACTGGTGCTCAAGCATACCCAGAACATTGATGCATTTCTTACGGAAAAACTTGCGAATATCCGTTATCTGGCCAAGTTGCTGCCTACCACAGATCCCGAGATGGCTCAGAAGTTTTTGACATCACAACTGACTGAACTCAAAAGCGAATATGGAAATGTGTTTACGGATTTGGGGCTTGTGGATTCGGACGGGATCCAACTTGCCTATGAAGGTCCTTTTCGTCTTATTAATGCCGATTACAGCAAAGCCACCTGGTTTTTAAAGGCCATGGACAGTCCTTATTATATTTCTGATGTGTTTGCAGGGCTTCGGGGGCACCCCCATTTTATTCTGGCCGTCAAGCTCTCAGCCCAGGGCCGCACCTATATTTTAAGATCCACCATTAATATTACAGCCTTTAACAGTCTGGTGGAAAATGTACAGATCGGCAAAACAGGTACAGCATTTATTGTCAATTCCAAAGGAGAGCTCCAGACCCATCCCCGCATGGGCACCACAGAAATCGTCTCTTCTTTTATTGCCGATCCGACCATTTTCAAAGATAAGAATACCCTCATTCTCAAGCATAAAAATGACCAGGGCAAGAATTGCCTGTATGCCTTGACCCTGTTTACAACAGTGGACTGGCGCATGGTATTTCGTCAGGATGCCGGGGATGCGTTAAGGGATATGTGGGAAGCCGAAATACTCACCCTTGTCATATTCCTGTTGGGATGTGTAGCCATAGTATCAGTTTCTTTTACACTCTCCAGGAATCTTGTCAAACACATCGCCAAGACAGATCGAAAAAATGAAGCCATGAACCAGCAGGTGGTGGAAAGCGGTAAATTAGCCTCCATTGGCAGGCTTGCTGCGGGCATTGCCCATGAAATCAACAATCCTGTGGCCATCATGGTGGAAGAGGCTGGATGGATGAGCGATCTTCTGGAAGAGGAATCCGGGATGACCTCGGACAACAGGAGTGAGTTTGACAGGGCTATTAAACAAATTACAACCCAAGGCCGGCGCTGCAAGGATATTACTCATAAATTGTTGAGTTTTGCCCGAAAAAGTGATGCCACGGTGGCAGATATCGACATCAATGACACCATCCGGGAAATCGTCGGACTTACAGCTCAGATGGCCAGATATAACAATGTCACCATCTCCACCCAGCTAACGCCTGGATTACCATTTATCCGCTTCTCCCCGTCTGAACTTCAGCAGGTCATTTTAAACCTGACTAACAACTCCATTGATGCCATGGACAAAGACGGCGGCACTGTTGAAATCGTAACCGGCATTAATGACCAGGACAATAATATGATTGAAATTAAAGTGGAAGACAACGGACCGGGCATCCCCGCCCAATACCTGGACCGAATTTTTGAACCGTTTTTTACCACCAAGGCCGTGGGAAAAGGCACAGGGTTAGGCCTTTCCATCTGTTACGGCATTATTCAGAAAATGGGCGGTACGATTGAAGTTGAAAGCCAGGTGGGGCAGGGCACCAGTTTTTTAATCCAGCTGCCCGTCAATGCCCGCCAGACGGCTAAACCGTAA
- a CDS encoding Sir2 family NAD-dependent protein deacetylase, with amino-acid sequence MDTARLLEPFKHNNKRITVLTGAGISAESGIPTFRGPEGYWTVGSREYRPEQMATHSMFTQNPWEVWAWYLYRQTVCRNAEPNSGHRAIVRMEEIFKDRFCLITQNVDGLHLRAGNSSERTFQIHGNINYLRCSGECTPALFDFPKGITDKEKDDPVTEEEKDLLTCSRCGSLFRPHILWFDECYNETWYKAESAMGWATSTDLLLVVGTAGATNLPMQIGMMVARNPEAVIVDINPSDNPFRQFAARHDRGIVFDGSGGEFLPQLLSIWDT; translated from the coding sequence ATGGATACAGCCAGACTGCTTGAGCCGTTTAAGCATAACAACAAACGAATCACTGTTTTAACAGGAGCCGGTATTTCAGCGGAAAGCGGAATCCCGACATTTCGCGGACCTGAAGGATATTGGACTGTGGGATCAAGAGAGTATCGGCCTGAACAGATGGCCACCCACAGCATGTTTACCCAAAACCCCTGGGAAGTATGGGCCTGGTATCTTTACCGGCAAACCGTGTGTAGAAATGCAGAACCCAATTCTGGCCATAGAGCCATTGTCCGGATGGAAGAGATTTTCAAAGACAGGTTTTGTCTTATCACCCAGAATGTGGATGGTCTTCATTTGCGTGCCGGCAACAGCTCTGAACGAACCTTTCAGATTCACGGTAACATCAATTATTTAAGGTGTTCAGGGGAGTGCACCCCAGCCCTTTTTGATTTCCCCAAGGGCATAACAGACAAAGAAAAAGATGATCCGGTCACCGAGGAGGAAAAAGATCTTTTGACCTGTTCCAGGTGCGGCAGCCTTTTCCGGCCCCATATCCTCTGGTTTGACGAATGTTACAACGAAACCTGGTACAAGGCCGAATCTGCCATGGGATGGGCCACGTCCACTGATCTGCTCCTGGTGGTGGGTACGGCCGGGGCCACCAACCTTCCCATGCAGATCGGCATGATGGTTGCCCGAAATCCTGAAGCGGTCATCGTGGACATTAATCCGAGCGATAATCCTTTCAGGCAGTTTGCTGCCCGGCACGACCGGGGGATTGTCTTTGACGGGTCTGGTGGTGAATTTTTACCCCAACTGTTATCCATTTGGGACACATAA